The Pseudomonas triclosanedens genome has a window encoding:
- a CDS encoding LysR substrate-binding domain-containing protein — MQDLNDLFYFAKVVEAGGFAAAGRLLGLPKSRLSRRVAELEARLNVRLLQRTTRKLALTDLGERYYRHCQAMLVEAEMADEVAAQLSAEPRGRVKLSCPVALAETSLNEMLPGFLAAYPQVNLELLLTNRRVDLVNEGVDVALRVRAPGDEDLSLISRRLRPAMTALVAAPSLLQGRQPSTPDDLATLPVLGAIQSDRKVHMKLLGPQGEVREVALEARLAAEDFNLRKNVALAGLGVTVLPLYYCREELADGRLIRVLPDWSEPEANLQAVYPHRRGILPAVRALLDYLQEGFSKDDSPL, encoded by the coding sequence ATGCAGGACCTCAATGACCTCTTCTACTTCGCCAAAGTGGTGGAGGCCGGCGGCTTCGCCGCCGCCGGGCGTCTGCTCGGGCTGCCGAAGTCACGGCTGTCGCGCCGCGTGGCGGAGCTGGAGGCACGGCTCAACGTGCGCCTGCTGCAGCGCACCACGCGCAAGCTGGCGCTTACGGACCTTGGCGAGCGTTATTACCGGCACTGCCAGGCGATGCTGGTGGAAGCCGAGATGGCCGACGAAGTCGCCGCCCAGCTCAGCGCCGAGCCGCGCGGACGAGTCAAGCTGTCCTGTCCGGTGGCGCTGGCGGAAACCTCGCTCAACGAGATGCTTCCCGGCTTCCTGGCCGCCTATCCCCAGGTGAACCTGGAACTGCTGCTGACCAACCGCCGCGTCGATCTGGTCAACGAAGGCGTGGACGTGGCGCTGCGGGTGCGCGCGCCAGGCGACGAAGACCTGTCGCTGATTTCCCGCCGCCTGCGTCCGGCGATGACTGCTCTGGTGGCAGCGCCATCGCTGTTGCAGGGGCGCCAGCCCAGTACGCCGGACGACCTGGCCACCCTGCCCGTCCTCGGCGCCATCCAGAGCGATCGCAAGGTGCACATGAAGCTGCTGGGGCCACAGGGAGAAGTCCGCGAGGTGGCGCTGGAGGCCCGGCTGGCTGCGGAAGATTTCAACCTGCGCAAGAACGTCGCTTTGGCCGGTCTTGGAGTAACGGTGTTGCCGCTCTACTACTGCCGCGAAGAACTGGCAGACGGCCGGCTGATCCGCGTTCTGCCCGACTGGTCCGAACCGGAAGCCAACCTGCAGGCGGTCTACCCGCATCGGCGCGGCATCCTGCCAGCGGTGCGGGCACTACTGGATTACCTGCAGGAAGGCTTTTCGAAGGATGACTCGCCGCTATGA